The Oncorhynchus tshawytscha isolate Ot180627B unplaced genomic scaffold, Otsh_v2.0 Un_contig_13183_pilon_pilon, whole genome shotgun sequence genome has a segment encoding these proteins:
- the LOC121843427 gene encoding proline-rich protein 2-like → MDGFGLSFSNHWFPSDKTSRRTTRARRLQGQREDPPQDPSQDLSQEPHLDSPQDPLPTHTQEEPPPRPSPRTPPQEPPTPQEAPRPPRSPTPRTPGGPSRSPPRTPQEAPRPSPGPPQESPYPPGAPLDPPRAPGAPRSPQEAPRPRAPRSTPRSPRAPQEPPGAPRSLPGAPQEPPPGAPRSPRSPRSPRSPQEPPRSPQEPPGAPGAPGAPGAPRSPPGAPRSLRSPRSPGSLRSPRAPGASGAPQEPQEPSGAQEPPGAPRSPQEPSPGSPQEPQEPQEPQEPPGALRSPQERPPRSPPY, encoded by the exons ATGGATGGCTTTGGCCTTAGTTTCTCCAATCATTGGTTCCCCTCAGACAAGACCTCACGCAGGACCACTAGAGCCAGACGTCTACAGGggcagagggagg ACCCTCCCCAGGATCCCTCCCAGGATCTCTCCCAGGAGCCCCACCTAGACTCTCCCCAGGACCCCCTCCCCACCCATACCCAGGAG GAGCCCCCACCTAGACCCTCCCCAAGAACCCCCCCCCAGGAGCCCCCTACCCCCCAGGAGGCCCCTAGACCCCCCAGGAGCCCCACCCCCAGGACCCCAGGAGGCCCCTCCAGGAGCCCCCCCAGGACCCCCCAGGAGGCCCCTAGACCCTCCCCAGGACCTCCCCAGGAG AGCCCCTACCCCCCAGGAGCCCCCCTAGACCCCCCCAGAGCCCCAGGAGCCCCCAGGAGCCCCCAGGAGGCCCCTAGGCCCAGGGCCCCCAGGAGCACCCCCAGGAGCCCCAGGGCCCCCCAGGAGCCCCCAGGAGCCCCCAGGAGCCTCCCAGGAGCCCCCCAGGAGCCCCCCCCAGGAGCCCCCAGGAGCCCCAGGAGCCCCAGGAGCCCCAGGAGCCCCCAGGAGCCCCCCAGGAGCCCCCAGGAGCCCCCAGGAGCCCCAGGAGCCCCAGGAGCCCCAGGAGCCCCCAGGAGCCCCCCAGGAGCCCCCAGGAGCCTCAGGAGCCCCAGGAGCCCAGGGAGCCTCAGGAGCCCCAGGGCCCCAGGAGCCTCAGGAGCCCCCCAGGAGCCCCAGGAGCCCTCAGGAGCCCAGGAGCCCCCAGGAGCCCCCAGGAGCCCCCAGGAGCCTTCCCCAGGGAGCCCTCAGGAGCCCCAGGAGCCCCAGGAGCCTCAGGAGCCCCCAGGAGCCCTCAGGAGCCCCCAGGAGCGCCCCCCCAGGAGCCCCCCATACTGA